A window of Candidatus Gorgyraea atricola contains these coding sequences:
- a CDS encoding aminotransferase class I/II-fold pyridoxal phosphate-dependent enzyme — protein sequence MDISKKVEQIPPSGIREFFELVIGMKDVISLGVGEPDFVTPWNICESSIFSIERGATSYTSNKGLYELRSQISKHLKTRHNVEYDPDTEVLITTGVSEGMDLVLRSLMNPGDKVLIPVPCYVSYHPVTFLAGGTPVFINTKKTGFKLTPSLVEKHISRGTKAIILNYPANPTGVSYSKKELQELSKVFIKHDLIVISDEIYDELTYDFSHTPLCTLKGMKNRTVYLNGFSKTFAMTGWRVGYACGPKKIIDAMTKIHQYTMLCSPIMGQIGAIEALKNSSRYVQEMKREYKRRRDFIVDRMNEIGLVCPMPDGAFYIFPSIKNTGMNCMEFAKKLLKKENVAVVPGTAFWPEGKDYIRISYASKMPDLKEACLRIERFIKKNAR from the coding sequence ATGGATATATCCAAGAAAGTAGAACAAATACCGCCTTCGGGTATACGGGAATTCTTTGAACTTGTCATCGGGATGAAGGATGTGATCTCTCTTGGTGTGGGCGAACCGGATTTTGTCACACCATGGAACATATGCGAGTCTAGCATATTTTCTATTGAAAGAGGGGCGACCTCATATACTTCTAATAAAGGTCTTTACGAGTTAAGGTCGCAGATTTCAAAACACCTAAAGACCAGGCACAACGTAGAGTATGATCCTGATACAGAAGTGCTTATTACTACAGGTGTAAGTGAGGGCATGGATCTTGTTTTGCGCAGCCTCATGAATCCAGGCGATAAAGTGCTTATACCTGTGCCTTGTTACGTGTCATATCATCCTGTAACTTTCCTGGCAGGAGGTACACCTGTATTTATCAACACCAAAAAGACTGGTTTTAAATTAACGCCTTCTCTCGTGGAAAAACACATATCAAGAGGCACAAAGGCAATAATCTTAAATTACCCTGCAAATCCCACAGGTGTTTCTTATTCGAAGAAAGAGCTTCAGGAGCTATCCAAGGTTTTTATAAAACACGACCTTATTGTCATAAGCGACGAGATATACGACGAACTTACTTACGATTTTTCGCATACGCCTCTCTGCACATTAAAGGGGATGAAGAATCGAACTGTGTACTTAAATGGATTTTCCAAGACATTTGCCATGACAGGGTGGAGGGTCGGATATGCATGCGGCCCAAAAAAGATAATAGACGCTATGACAAAGATCCACCAGTATACAATGCTGTGCTCTCCTATAATGGGGCAGATAGGGGCGATCGAGGCGCTGAAGAATTCCAGCCGTTACGTGCAGGAGATGAAGCGCGAATATAAGAGAAGGCGCGATTTTATAGTAGACCGGATGAACGAGATAGGACTAGTCTGTCCTATGCCAGACGGCGCTTTTTATATATTCCCTTCAATAAAAAATACAGGCATGAACTGCATGGAATTCGCGAAAAAACTTTTAAAGAAAGAAAATGTGGCAGTCGTGCCTGGCACAGCTTTTTGGCCAGAAGGAAAAGATTATATACGAATATCCTATGCTTCCAAGATGCCTGATCTAAAGGAGGCGTGCCTGCGCATAGAGAGATTCATAAAGAAAAATGCCAGATAA
- a CDS encoding lipoyl domain-containing protein: MAELRLPELTEGVDQAVVSFWHFKEGDAVKEGDELVEMATDKAAFNVPSKAAGTLKKIVAQEGNTVKVGDVLAVIE; the protein is encoded by the coding sequence ATGGCAGAATTAAGATTACCGGAGTTGACAGAAGGCGTGGATCAGGCAGTCGTGTCTTTTTGGCACTTTAAGGAAGGCGATGCAGTAAAAGAAGGAGATGAGCTTGTGGAGATGGCTACTGATAAGGCAGCATTTAATGTGCCGTCAAAGGCCGCAGGTACGCTGAAGAAGATTGTTGCACAAGAAGGTAACACTGTTAAGGTTGGCGATGTTTTAGCAGTAATAGAATAG
- a CDS encoding Lrp/AsnC family transcriptional regulator yields the protein MKEILEILEKDARTTPQEIAKSVKKSVVTVKNTIKKLEKDGVILKYKTVLNRELIKDNNRAVRALIEVNIAPQRGHGFDHIAERIYRFPEVVSCYLLSGTYDLLLVVEGKDIQAVSSFVSERLATLDNVRGTVTHFLLKKYKEDGDVLKRAERDKRIAISF from the coding sequence ATGAAGGAAATCCTCGAGATTCTCGAGAAAGATGCGCGGACAACGCCGCAGGAAATAGCAAAGAGCGTGAAGAAGAGCGTTGTGACAGTAAAAAATACAATAAAGAAGCTTGAAAAAGACGGAGTAATACTTAAATACAAAACAGTTTTGAATCGGGAGCTTATAAAAGATAATAACAGGGCTGTCAGGGCATTGATAGAGGTAAATATTGCGCCACAGAGAGGACATGGTTTTGATCATATAGCTGAGAGGATATACAGATTTCCAGAGGTCGTAAGCTGCTATCTGCTCTCAGGCACATATGATCTTTTACTGGTTGTAGAAGGCAAGGACATACAGGCTGTGTCGAGCTTTGTCTCTGAGCGCCTTGCAACGCTCGACAATGTCAGAGGCACAGTCACACATTTTCTTTTGAAAAAATACAAAGAAGACGGAGACGTACTAAAAAGGGCTGAGAGAGATAAGCGCATCGCTATTTCATTTTAA